A stretch of DNA from Anopheles nili chromosome 2, idAnoNiliSN_F5_01, whole genome shotgun sequence:
tatatataataaacTTACCTTTACGTACAAAAATTTAAGTTTCAATCACTCAAAAACTATTAATTCTggacaaatttaaattattgtaaACAGTAAATCAGCAACTCCTGCGATTTATTTGTTGTTAACttaaatgttttcttttgtatcCCGGTTCAATTTGTTTTGACACCGTAAACAAACTGCTGCTGTCAAAGTGTCGCGCATGCGTATTTCAATGACTGTCCATGCAGCAACACGCTCTTGCACTATGGGCGTGCTATCAACTACTCGATCCAAAAATATTGTATCTTTTAACAATATAACACCTTCTCCGTAGATTTACACAGTTTCGAAATGCCTGAGAGCTATGATAAATCATGGTCAAGGATATTTTGTTACCACGTAAGTATTAATGCATCGCTACCGTAACATACACtctcattaaaattcatttcatgAACATGCTACAAGGACAACAAGGTCCTTGCTTTCACAGCTTACTGTCATTTGCAAGCACTAAATTAGTGCAAATTTCGAACTAACCCAATGAGATAATTTGTCCGTGTTTCTCTATGTAGTAAATTTAGCAGTTATTTGAAAACCTAAGCGTTCTGTTTATTTGATATCATAATAACTGAGCGCCACGTGTATACCGTATGAACATTCGCTGTTTTGATGGTTTAATAGTTTAATGTTAAAACAAATACTTCCATCGCTTGGTGCCGTCCTGTATTGGCCGTGGCAGAAAAATATGCGACCAAAACGAAGGTTTGTTTATAATGTTCCTAATTTATTCACTTCGTGCTTATGGAGAATTATTATctgattcttttttgtttgcagttgTGCGGTGTTCCGTGATGCTGTAGCTAACCAACAGTAGATATATTAGGATACTCTGAACTGAATCATTGGAACATTGGAATCTTTATTGCCGTAAAATGCCCGAACACCTTGAGCTTCAGCAGTTAGTGGACGGTGTGTTGCAAGGCTCAACGCGCCATCGGTCACTCTCGTGGCTACAATGCTCATGTCCTTATCTGGGAATCATATTAGCGACTGTGtcctcgtttttcttttccctttgttCCGTCATCGTTAAGGGGTTGGTTGATGTAAACCCAATCGAGCTAGCCACATTCAGGTCTGCAATAGTCACTCTGCAATATATATGGATAATGTGCCtaaattttcaccttttttatatttttaggtTTATTGGGGTGTTGTTACCCTCGATACCGATTGCAATTTACCGAGAAGAAAGTTTTTATCCAGAAGGCAAACGTATCATATTAATACTGCGTTGTTTCGTTGGCACTACAGGACTAATGCTTAGTTTCTACGCGTTCCGGCACATGCCATTGGCGGATGCATCGGTGATAATTTTTTCTACTCCGGtatttgttgctatttttgcaCGGTTATTTCTCCGGGAAGCTTGCGGAATGTTTAATGTCATTACTATCGTGCTAACGTTAATAGGCGTAGTTTTAATCACTAAACCACCATTCCTATTTGGCGAAAATCATGTGTCGATAGTGGACGAACAGATCATGGAATCCAGTTACGACATTTGGGGGCCGGTAGCTGCACTTTCGTCGACTCTCTTTGGCGCAAATGCATACGTTTTGCTCCGTGCCCTGAAAGGGCTTCATTTCTCTGTTATTATGTCGAACTTTGGCGCTTTTGCCTTATTCTACACGCTGATAGTGTGTTATTACATTGGAGCTCTTTGCTGGCCCCTATGTGGAACAGATCGTTTTCTTGTTATAGCGTTAGCTCTTTTTAGTTTCGGCGGCCAAATACTGCTTACTCTTGCTTTACAATATGAACAAGCGGGCCCCGTAGCGATAGCACGGTCTGCCGacattgttttcgctttcatttggCAGATTATGTTTTTCAAGGAAACTCCTAGCCTTTACTCGGTGCTCGGTGCTCTACTCGTTGTTAGCTCGGTCATTTTGTCCGGGCTACGGAAATGGGCTCTGGCACTACCAAGAGATtcggaaacaagaaaaaagttGCAGTTTTTATATTTAGAATAGATTCCTATTGATATGATtgatctcgtttttttttattatatccATTGTCTTTGTGATCTTTGTTCCTTGCAATCCTATGTTAAGAGGTGAGCCTAAGTCCTTTCCAACaggatacatttttcatttgttttaacCAACCTCAAAGcaacataattaaaaaaaaatgatcaaaagGCTGCTTACATCAACTTTTTTCGATTATAGGCTATCGAATGAAACCATTCTTAATAATTTAACAAAGTttaatgaagcaaaataaaaaaattgtaagATCTTATGACGACCAAAATCGGCGAGTAGATGgttcaaatatttttaaagTTCTTTACTCTAATATGGAATTGCTTTTCTACTATTGTTTTAGTGCAAACAAAAGATTAAATGGCAACATCAAATACAAATGCGAACTCTCACACTCTCGACCCTTTTAAAACTAGTCCGGCGCCGAAAATCAGCGATAGAAATCAAGAACCAAATACCGAAAATAATTTTACGGtgtaaaatatattgaaaataGTTTTGAAACAGACGcaagagaataaaaaacgaTGAATAACTAATTAAACAATAGCTAATGCAATGTCATCATGATTCTAATCGAAGACGTTTTCCAAAGCGTTCAAAGAACATCAGCAAAATTGTATCACgaggaagaacaaaaattcGGGTTTTTTGTCCAACTTTCTTGTAATATAACGAAATATTaaatagcaaaataaaactgcaTTGTGATTAAAAATGGTCTCATATTCTTGCCGCCATAAATGTTTCGGGAAGAGTTTTTGGTAATCAAATGATTAGTTCAAATTATGTTATTCCTTCGCGTGCATTTTAGTTAAATCTTCCCAGCAAGGTGTGCCTATTGCAAGgcggaataaaataaaaatggtcTGATATTTTACTTTGTCATACTAAATACTCAACAAATGCACCTGAATCTAAATTGTTCCGGATGTCACAGCACAAAAGACAGATCAGCTGTATAAAAACtacgaaaaaacacaaatcaacACTTGTATGTTTTTACAAGAATAAAAATCGTATCCCTCTCTATTacttaaataaaacaacgctAAGAATCAACATAGGATATTCGGATTTTGGCTATAtaacgaaaaaagaacacagaaagaacattttattttcatgaataatttaatattatatTAAGTACATAGCTAAATTAACAATAAGGCTTAGCCAGTTAACAATTTATGCTGTTCAGTGTATAAAAAATTATTGTTTCATGTTGCATGAGTCTCGCTTGGCAATTGTTGAACCTTTATGTATCATATGATTGATTGCACTTTTTTATCTGTTAAAAAGTATGATTGGATGAATAAAAGAGTTAACTATCGATTCCCTACTAGCTGTTCTTGCCCAGCAAGAGTGTACTAAGCCAGTTGTGTGATAAAAAAGCCTGAATTCTTATAAATATTCTAGTCTACGTTTTTTCCTGTACCTTTCTGTAACACACCCATGCATATTTCCATTAAATAAGGCACTAACAGAACAACTTTATCTAATACTAACGCGATTTTCGATTTTAATCAAGCCGCTTAAGCACGGAATGAATACGCACGGTAACACGGTTATCAAAATCGTAGTTTTTGAAATTCTGCTGCGCATGAATCAACAACCGACGGGCCTCAACCCTGTGATCATCACAATGTCCTTCCCGGAGTAAAAGCAGTGCTAGTTCGTAGTAGGAAAAAGCCGAAATGTGTAGGTCTTGTTGCTCAGGATGATCGGACGCTTCTCGTATAGTGATGCATTCACGATAAGCTCGAATCGCTTCCTCATACCGGGCAAGGTAGCATAAGCAGGCTCCAAGGATTAATCTGGATATTCCCAGCATCGGTTCGCAAAGCGAATCTGCTGGTTGCGAACAATCGACCACCATgctctcgagctgctcgacaTTACAGCTACCGAGAGCATTCCACAGGAACAGCATCTCAAACACGAGGTACTTCCAATACAGGGAACTACTGTATTTCGGTAGGTTTCCACTTTCTGCGCGAGGCAGCTTTAGACAGCGTCGAAAAATATACCGTTCGATTTGAGAGTCCTGAAATAACAGAATGAAACAAGTATTTTATTATGATTGTAACTGTAGCGAAATCTAACCAAACCTTTTGCGGAGAACGGTTAATCAATTCCAGAATATCTGCACGCCACTTCACTAAGTTAGAAAACTGTCCGTAAGACCCCTCGCATATTGCTGTCAAATACGAATAAAAGCTTTTCGAAAATTGACTACAcaatctgaaaaaaaaatcaattttcattcttTCGTGGTCTATGCTGTGGTAAGATATTCACACTTACTTGAGCTCCTTGAAGTTCCTCAACGCTGTTCCGTAATCTAGCTGTATCAAACGACACCACCCAATTTCATGAAGGCAgagtaattttatttcacgttGAGCTGAAGAACGGCAAGCTGTCTCATAAGCACGTATCGCATCCTGGATGTTAGACTGTAAGTAAACGACACGTTAATAACACATAAGCGCCAATCTCTCCATGTCTCAGATGCACTCGATATAGTGAGGATCCTCACTAATCGCGTAAGATCCGCGATGGAATACTAATATCGGATGCTATAGGAGTCCACTCTCACAATGGGGccatgttttttattattttacggCATTGACAAATAACTACAACTAAACTTACCTTCAAACGCTCGACACGACCtcggaaaaacagaaaaagggaTGAGTTGGCATAATGATTATTTGCTTCGTTGATCAGCTCCTGGGCAGCACTAATCTCGATGCTCAAATTTGTGCCATCAAGTGCAAAAAACGGCGTCACGATGGTGTAGTACCAAAGTAGAGCTAATGTAGCTAAGGGTGCTCTCATGTCGGTGCTTTGGCGAGAAAAACTTAAACAAGCGATTCCCATCGCTCGGTCGCCTTCGAAGCCGAGAAAACTTATTAATTTCAGCAAGCTTGGGGGTAACAAGGATATGCTCAACTGGAACACGCCATAACCGAAACTGACTGCTCCCATTAATCTTTGGATCTCTTCAGGGCAAATTTCTCtttaaaaaacaagaaaaatcatCAATAATAATTACATAGTGTTGAAACCATTGCAACTGAAATTAGCATTATTCCCCGATCGTACCTTGCTGCAGGAGGTGATGAGGATAAACGCGAATGTCCCGTAGCCTTTGGAAGAATGAACTTTGACCCGTTTATCCGATGAACAATGCCTACATTTAAATCAAGCATCAACTGTTCTCGTGTCACGTTGCATTCCATCACAGGCTTATCGTGATCCAGGGATTCTGTGCTGGAACCAATTACCGGACGGCTCGTATTTCCAACACAATCGGTTGTGTAACTTTTTGTTACTTTAACGTTACTACCACTTGATTGGGATTCATTCGATGGGATATTGCCAAACGAAGATCCTTCCACCGTTAGCAAATCAGTTGATTCGAATGTTGTAGTTTGCGATTTGCGCAAAGAGCCCAATTGTGAAGCCCTACAAAAGGTAAATTTCGAAGGAATAATGCCATTCAATATTGTATGAATTGTGAGTATGAatttaatgataataataacaataataatagtaatcCATACCATTCACAGTCGTCTGGACTTTGAAGGGTAGAATTCGGAACAGTCCAGTCAGTGGATCCAGGAGATCCCAAATCCAGTGGCATTATCATTGTAGTAGCGTGTCTTGTTTGTTCGTTGATTAGCGGCGCTTGCGGGACGGACGTTGCTCCACTGAGATCCAGAGTGTCGGAGTAGAGCTGATAGATCTGTTGATAAGTGTGTTGATATACTTTCCAAGCTTTCCTCAGCAGCCAGCCACCCTTCACGAATCCGCCAATATCTTGTCCCAAGGACACTAGAATGGCTAGGCACAGTTGACTGTCTGCCAAGATAATTTGTTCTTCCAACGTCTCAGTGAGTGATTTTTTGGGTTCGCTGGATCCAAACAGCTTCGATCGAACAGATTTTAACCATCCTACGTCACCCGCGCAGTGCTTTTCTAGCTCTCGTAAACGAGTGTGGGCTTCGTTCAtcttttccgtttcccatgATATGACGGCATTCTAACAGAAGAATAAAGCGAATAGAGAATGCTTCTCAAAACTTGATTGGTGAATCCTTCAAACCCGTAATAAATCTATTTCAGTCGCGACTACCGGTAATCTCTTGTATTAATCAAATGCAATAGAGCAGCTCGAAAAGTATTGTAAAATCATCATGTATGGAACCATATCGTTTGAATAGTCATTGAAAAATACCCGGACAAAATATACATGATATTGTTCATTACTGTTTAAAAGTTGATAATGAAACACGTTTTCGCGTGAGTAATCACAGGGTGTTCCACCTGTAAAAGCACTTCAAATGAACATGACTGCAACTGCGTCAACAGTATGATATTATCTTCTTCAACAAGAAACAATGATCTGCACCTTATGCTGTGTACATATTGGTAACATTTGAAGTGATTTTAAACTGCGGTCTGCATTGACATCACTATAAATGGCAGCTCATCGTCCATCGATATCACAGTATCGAGTGGTAATTTATCAGGCATCATGAAgatttttgcgtttgctctCGTGCTATCTTTGGGCCTGGTTCTGGGCATTGAAGTAGACACTGCACCAGAGGTGCCATCGGAACTAGAGCTTCAAGCAGATCAAGAAATTGCAGAACATCCAGATAACGCTGATTTGGACAATGCCATTGAAGATCACGATCGGCCAGACGTTGATTCGGATATCGCAGATCCATCAGAACATAACGAAGAACAAGACACAGCTCCTGAACCGCAACAAGAATCGGAGCCCAATCCACAGGACAACGAACAGGAAGATGCTGCCAAAGAAGAGGAAGCAGATGAAGAAGAGGATAATGAGCAGGAACATTCTGATTCCGATGATTCCGATGAaagcgatgaagaagaagacgaccGTTTGATCGCAGAAGAATTGGAAGAACGTCAAAAGGAATTGGACTATCTCAAACGGTACCTGATAGGGCGGCTTCTGCCAATTAGAGTTCGTCCTTCTATCATTCGACGCCCTTGGATCCCTCGTCCTTGGATCCCTCATCTTAGGATCAGGCGCCCAAGACTAATGGTCTAAGCTTTTAAACCAATTTCTGACAAAAACAGCAGAACAGTTGCTGAAGCACACTTATGTAAAACGATGCAATAAACTTTCACACTTTCCCTGCAATAATTTGTTGATCTAAAACCCGCTGAAAAATCTATATGAGCACGCGACGCTTTGGAAgatttgaaaaatcaaaccagcACTACGGATTAGCTTATTTAACAAACGTACAGCAACGTACTCTGTAACCAGCTTgctatttattgtttttgtctGCCATTACTTACCATAAATGAGATGAAGGTGCGTCCTGCAATAATATGTACACTTGAAGGACGATCCTTGAAGCTATCCTCGGCCGCTTTCGGCATATTATTGAGCCATAGCGTGATACTCTGCTTTACATACTCCCAATCTTGCATCTCTTCCACACCTCGATCGTCCATAGTAGTACACATTTTAGTTTCTATGAACACTGTTAGTATGCCGGAAACTAACACAATCAATCCAGAATCGATCCACAAACCGACGTAAAATCAGCcatcaaattaaataaattctaTTTATAAACAATCTGTTGTGTGTCTCAGTAACCGCCACGACGTTATCGAcatgaaatattgtttcataacAAGTAATTTAAGAAATAATTGCGATTAGAAAAGCTAACAAAAACTAGGAAACTACAAACTTGATGATACGCTGAAGTATGTAATAAATAGTATGATAAAATCTGTGTACATTTCATGAAATGTGTAATGCGATGGCTACGCGTGTCTGGCTGTGCAAAACCCCTACAAAAATGACACCGTTGAATCGgaaatcaaaaaataattttaaataagattttaattttaaacgttATGTCGTTTTTTTAACGTTATAAAGGATATATTTcagaaattaaataatttattttagatcctagaaatgtaacaaaaaaaaaccaaaaatataTCCAATGATCAGAAAGCATTTTTTACGTTAACAGTTTTGTAAACCTGTGTGAACCTAAAAGTGATGCTTCAGAACAAAATATATCCCGGTTTCACTCAGTCCATCTAATATCTAAAGTTTAGCCATAGGTATCGATGAAAACATATCTACGTAACATTC
This window harbors:
- the LOC128720942 gene encoding solute carrier family 35 member G1, giving the protein MPEHLELQQLVDGVLQGSTRHRSLSWLQCSCPYLGIILATVSSFFFSLCSVIVKGLVDVNPIELATFRFIGVLLPSIPIAIYREESFYPEGKRIILILRCFVGTTGLMLSFYAFRHMPLADASVIIFSTPVFVAIFARLFLREACGMFNVITIVLTLIGVVLITKPPFLFGENHVSIVDEQIMESSYDIWGPVAALSSTLFGANAYVLLRALKGLHFSVIMSNFGAFALFYTLIVCYYIGALCWPLCGTDRFLVIALALFSFGGQILLTLALQYEQAGPVAIARSADIVFAFIWQIMFFKETPSLYSVLGALLVVSSVILSGLRKWALALPRDSETRKKLQFLYLE
- the LOC128730604 gene encoding tetratricopeptide repeat protein 39C-like, with the protein product MCTTMDDRGVEEMQDWEYVKQSITLWLNNMPKAAEDSFKDRPSSVHIIAGRTFISFMNAVISWETEKMNEAHTRLRELEKHCAGDVGWLKSVRSKLFGSSEPKKSLTETLEEQIILADSQLCLAILVSLGQDIGGFVKGGWLLRKAWKVYQHTYQQIYQLYSDTLDLSGATSVPQAPLINEQTRHATTMIMPLDLGSPGSTDWTVPNSTLQSPDDCEWASQLGSLRKSQTTTFESTDLLTVEGSSFGNIPSNESQSSGSNVKVTKSYTTDCVGNTSRPVIGSSTESLDHDKPVMECNVTREQLMLDLNVGIVHRINGSKFILPKATGHSRLSSSPPAAREICPEEIQRLMGAVSFGYGVFQLSISLLPPSLLKLISFLGFEGDRAMGIACLSFSRQSTDMRAPLATLALLWYYTIVTPFFALDGTNLSIEISAAQELINEANNHYANSSLFLFFRGRVERLKSNIQDAIRAYETACRSSAQREIKLLCLHEIGWCRLIQLDYGTALRNFKELKLCSQFSKSFYSYLTAICEGSYGQFSNLVKWRADILELINRSPQKDSQIERYIFRRCLKLPRAESGNLPKYSSSLYWKYLVFEMLFLWNALGSCNVEQLESMVVDCSQPADSLCEPMLGISRLILGACLCYLARYEEAIRAYRECITIREASDHPEQQDLHISAFSYYELALLLLREGHCDDHRVEARRLLIHAQQNFKNYDFDNRVTVRIHSVLKRLD
- the LOC128730605 gene encoding glutamic acid-rich protein-like, giving the protein MKIFAFALVLSLGLVLGIEVDTAPEVPSELELQADQEIAEHPDNADLDNAIEDHDRPDVDSDIADPSEHNEEQDTAPEPQQESEPNPQDNEQEDAAKEEEADEEEDNEQEHSDSDDSDESDEEEDDRLIAEELEERQKELDYLKRYLIGRLLPIRVRPSIIRRPWIPRPWIPHLRIRRPRLMV